A region of Solanum dulcamara chromosome 7, daSolDulc1.2, whole genome shotgun sequence DNA encodes the following proteins:
- the LOC129895458 gene encoding protein trichome birefringence-like 19 codes for MLPPIFVEKSSSREMEFPCGKKCSNNASQRTPKVFILVALTLIILGIIPLHYTSKWYHATNIANHHESEKSSTYHIVDVEIKIMDDETCDISIGEWISNPDGPYYTNNTCWAIHEHQNCMKYGRHDTDFLKWRWKPKGCELPIFNPFQFLDMMRNKSLAFVGDSVGRNHMQSLICLLSQAVYPIDVSISPDENFKRWKYVDYNFTLATYWSPFLVRMKEADADGPTKTGLFNLYLDEADDKWATQIEEFDYVIFNGGHWFTRCSVYYENNQLVGCRYCGLPNVADLPSTYGYQRAIRTVLRTINNLEKFKGITFLRTFAPSHFEGGEWNKGGNCVRRRPFTSNETSLEGLNLELYTIQVEEFKSAEKEGKKKGKRFRLLDTTQAMLLRPDGHPSRYGHWPNENVVLYNDCVHWCLPGPIDSWSDFLLHMLKFEGRRSHEEKLQFMKQYS; via the exons ATGCTTCCTCCCATCTTTGTTGAAAAATCTAGCTCCAGGGAAATGGAGTTCCCTTGTGGGAAAAAGTGCTCCAATAATGCATCTCAAAGAACTCCAAAAGTATTCATACTTGTAGCtttaacattaattattctaggtATTATCCCTCTTCACTACACTTCTAAGTGGTATCATGCTACAAATATAGCAAACCATCATGAGTCTGAAAAATCATCCACATATCATATTGTAGATGTGGAGATAAAGATTATGGATGATGAAACATGTGATATTTCAATAGGAGAGTGGATTTCAAATCCTGATGGTCCATATTATACGAATAACACTTGTTGGGCGATCCACGAACACCAAAATTGCATGAAATATGGGAGGCACGATACTGATTTCTTGAAATGGAG ATGGAAGCCCAAGGGATGTGAGTTGCCTATCTTCAACCCATTTCAATTCTTGGATATGATGAGGAACAAATCATTGGCATTTGTTGGAGATTCAGTTGgaagaaaccatatgcaatccTTAATATGTCTCTTGTCCCAG GCAGTATATCCAATTGATGTCTCTATTAGTccagatgaaaattttaaaaggtGGAAATATGTTGATTACAATTTTACCCTTGCAACATATTGGTCACCATTCTTGGTAAGAATGAAAGAAGCAGATGCTGATGGTCCAACAAAAACTGGTCTCTTCAACCTTTATCTTGATGAAGCTGATGACAAATGGGCAACTCAAATTGAAGAATTTGACTATGTCATCTTCAATGGTGGCCACTGGTTTACTAGGTGCAGTGTTTACTATGAGAACAACCAACTTGTTGGCTGCAG GTATTGTGGACTTCCAAATGTTGCAGACCTCCCATCTACTTATGGCTACCAGAGAGCAATTAGGACTGTTTTGAGAACCATCAACAACTTGGAAAAGTTCAAGGGCATAACTTTTCTTAGGACATTTGCACCTTCTCATTTTGAAGGTGGAGAATGGAATAAGGGTGGGAATTGTGTGAGGAGAAGGCCATTTACAAGCAATGAAACATCTTTAGAAGGCTTAAACTTGGAGCTGTATACAATTCAAGTTGAAGAATTTAAGTCAGCAGAGAAGGAAgggaagaaaaaggggaaaaggTTTAGATTGTTGGACACAACACAAGCCATGTTATTGAGACCAGATGGTCATCCAAGTAGATATGGGCATTGGCCAAATGAGAATGTTGTGTTGTATAATGATTGTGTGCATTGGTGTTTGCCTGGTCCTATTGATTCTTGGAGTGATTTCTTGCTTCATATGTTGAAGTTTGAGGGAAGGAGATCCCATGAAGAAAAACTTCAGTTTATGAAACAGTATAGCTAA
- the LOC129894407 gene encoding uncharacterized protein LOC129894407 isoform X1 translates to MAGLLAWAADVVGGSHSNDEDDSNPNSIPLIFTPQQQSYLLDLDRKATSLTRTIQDLRLRLPPPDISERLPHLHAHSLASNNALALQLNAHSATKEQAQLREITLQEENAEYGKAISDYENRIQEKSQEADFLRNKLQEMALIEENIKSELERAQAAAASESVKSNDYLIKNNGKDQEDEEFANSALLGKLEEKKMELTSLEETVHGLEKKWAEVQDYALKQPSPAQREKILDKQLHGLIEQLASKQAQAESLAHEVHLKEMELERLNGLWRKLEASSADMNATRNRYARSSTDRGRVSSDYIVDPRQKPGRLENLHKLMLLRSAFVVYILALHILVFIKISF, encoded by the exons atGGCGGGTTTGTTGGCATGGGCAGCAGATGTAGTAGGAGGTTCGCACAGCAATGATGAAGATGACAGCAACCCCAATTCAATCCCATTAATCTTTACTCCACAACAACAATCTTATCTTCTTGATTTGGATCGAAAGGCTACTTCTCTTACCCGTACGATTCAAGATCTACGGCTTAGACTTCCTCCTCCTGACATCTCAGAACGTCTTCCCCATCTCCACGCTCACTCCCTCGCCTCTAATAACGCTCTTGCTCTCCAACTTAATGCTCACTCCGCCACCAAAGAACAG GCACAATTAAGAGAAATTACTCTGCAAGAAGAAAATGCCGAGTATGGAAAGGCTATCTCAGATTATGAGAATAGGATTCAGGAGAAGTCACAGGAAGCTGACTTTCTACGCAACAAGTTGCAG GAAATGGCcttaattgaagaaaatattaagtcAGAGTTAGAACGAGCACAGGCTGCAGCAGCCAGTGAGTCTGTGAAATCAAATGACTATTTGATTAAAAACAATGGTAAAGATCAAGAAGATGAGGAATTTGCAAATTCTGCGTTGCTGGGGAAATTAGAGGAGAAGAAAATGGAACTG ACGTCTCTGGAAGAAACTGTGCATGGCCTGGAGAAAAAATGGGCAGAAGTGCAAGATTATGCACTCAAGCAACCTTCCCCAG CTCAGCGAGAGAAAATACTGGATAAGCAGCTTCATGGCCTAATAGAGCAACTTGCTTCAAAACAG GCCCAAGCAGAGAGCCTTGCTCATGAAGTTCATCTAAAGGAGATGGAATTAGAGAGATTAAATGGTCTTTGGAGGAAGCTTGAAGCAAGCAGTGCAGACATGAATGCCACTCGGAATAGGTATGCAAGAAGCAGCACCGACAGGGGACGTGTTTCTTCAGATTATATCGTTGATCCTCGTCAAAAACCTGGCAGACTGGAGAATTTGCATAAGCTCATGTTGCTCAGGTCGGCTTTTGTTGTGTACATTTTAGCACTCCATATTTTAGTATTCATTAAGATTTCATTCTAG
- the LOC129894407 gene encoding uncharacterized protein LOC129894407 isoform X2, protein MAGLLAWAADVVGGSHSNDEDDSNPNSIPLIFTPQQQSYLLDLDRKATSLTRTIQDLRLRLPPPDISERLPHLHAHSLASNNALALQLNAHSATKEQAQLREITLQEENAEYGKAISDYENRIQEKSQEADFLRNKLQEMALIEENIKSELERAQAAAASESVKSNDYLIKNNGKDQEDEEFANSALLGKLEEKKMELTSLEETVHGLEKKWAEVQDYALKQPSPAQREKILDKQLHGLIEQLASKQEYINNNIPNGIAQVGSGEGRWYADLTTTPWG, encoded by the exons atGGCGGGTTTGTTGGCATGGGCAGCAGATGTAGTAGGAGGTTCGCACAGCAATGATGAAGATGACAGCAACCCCAATTCAATCCCATTAATCTTTACTCCACAACAACAATCTTATCTTCTTGATTTGGATCGAAAGGCTACTTCTCTTACCCGTACGATTCAAGATCTACGGCTTAGACTTCCTCCTCCTGACATCTCAGAACGTCTTCCCCATCTCCACGCTCACTCCCTCGCCTCTAATAACGCTCTTGCTCTCCAACTTAATGCTCACTCCGCCACCAAAGAACAG GCACAATTAAGAGAAATTACTCTGCAAGAAGAAAATGCCGAGTATGGAAAGGCTATCTCAGATTATGAGAATAGGATTCAGGAGAAGTCACAGGAAGCTGACTTTCTACGCAACAAGTTGCAG GAAATGGCcttaattgaagaaaatattaagtcAGAGTTAGAACGAGCACAGGCTGCAGCAGCCAGTGAGTCTGTGAAATCAAATGACTATTTGATTAAAAACAATGGTAAAGATCAAGAAGATGAGGAATTTGCAAATTCTGCGTTGCTGGGGAAATTAGAGGAGAAGAAAATGGAACTG ACGTCTCTGGAAGAAACTGTGCATGGCCTGGAGAAAAAATGGGCAGAAGTGCAAGATTATGCACTCAAGCAACCTTCCCCAG CTCAGCGAGAGAAAATACTGGATAAGCAGCTTCATGGCCTAATAGAGCAACTTGCTTCAAAACAG GAgtacatcaacaacaacatacccaatggaattgcacaagtggggtctggggagggtagatgGTACGCAGATCTTACCACTACCCCGTGgggatag
- the LOC129894408 gene encoding uncharacterized protein LOC129894408 has protein sequence MVDGEKKPPMGYIYEVMDRAKESIEKAFNYDDRKYMNVFKIIDARWTDQLHQPLHAAGHISNPGLYYKNNEMKTLTKEVWLGYHACVERMILDKTLQDKIGDELGVYMKVDGLLGIESAIRARTLRSPVEWWMQYDHNVPNLQQFTIRVQSLTFSSSGCERNWSVYEHVRTYITLLLN, from the exons ATGGTGGATGGGGAGAAAAAACCACCAATGGGCTATATTTATGAAGTCATGGATAGGGCCAAAGAAAGTATTGAAAAGGCATTCAATTATGATGACAGAAAATATATGAATGTTTTCAAAATCATTGATGCAAGGTGGACGGATCAACTTCATCAACCTTTACATGCAGCTGGACATATTTCAAACCCGGGGctctattataaaaataatgagatGAAGACTTTAACCAAAGAAGTGTGGTTGGGATATCATGCATGTGTTGAGAGGATGATCCTAGATAAAACTTTGCAAGACAAAATAGGGGATGAGCTTGGTGTGTACATGAAAGTTGATGGGCTACTTGGAATTGAGTCGGCCATTAGAGCTAGAACCTTAAGGTCACCAG TTGAATGGTGGATGCAATATGATCATAATGTCCCAAACTTGCAACAATTTACTATTAGAGTGCAAAGTTTAACTTTTAGCTCATCTGGTTGCGAGAGAAATTGGAGCGTGTATGAACATGTGAGAACCTATATTACGTTATTACTAAATTAA